A genomic stretch from Helianthus annuus cultivar XRQ/B chromosome 1, HanXRQr2.0-SUNRISE, whole genome shotgun sequence includes:
- the LOC110874394 gene encoding DNA polymerase epsilon subunit C, which translates to MTTETTTATAKAKSTGKRKIKKSGAPDTAPITLSSTSNSHNHESNGSKSTSKSYVDLTGETVSVDDAVKVSPSSNGVNVSTKKKKKNEDNHKKKIKDESDEKDGSLLYQIPMNRVSRIIKSEDPNIRITQEAVYIINKASEKFLQVFTTEAYASAFLDHKKHIDYKHLSSVVGKRKRFDFLSDFVPEKLKAEDALSEIQAVEN; encoded by the exons ATGACGACGGAAACAACTACGGCGACGGCGAAGGCAAAATCCACCGGCAAGCGTAAAATCAAAAAATCCGGTGCGCCGGATACAGCTCCAATCACTCTCTCTTCAACTTCTAATTCTCACAACCACGAGAGCAATGGCTCAAAGTCAACATCAAAATCATACGTGGACCTGACCGGAGAAACAGTTTCCGTAGATGACGCCGTAAAAGTGTCTCCGTCTTCTAACGGCGTGAACGTTTCAacgaaaaagaaaaagaagaacgAGGATAATcataaaaagaagataaaagatgaGAGTGACGAGAAAGACGGTAGTTTGTTGTATCAGATTCCGATGAATCGCGTGAGTCGGATCATTAAGAGTGAAGATCCGAACATTCGTATCACTCAAGAAGCGGTTTACATCATTAACAAAGCTTCG GAAAAATTTCTTCAGGTGTTCACTACAGAAGCATATGCTAGTGCTTTTCTGGATCACAAGAAACATATCGATTACAAACACCTTT CATCGGTTGTTGGCAAGCGGAAGAGATTCGACTTTCTTTCAG ATTTTGTTCCTGAGAAACTGAAAGCAGAAGACGCGTTATCAGAAATACAAGCAGTAGAGAATTGA